A genomic window from Oligoflexus sp. includes:
- a CDS encoding prolyl oligopeptidase family serine peptidase, with translation VLDQRENGLTHLRILSRKDGTQRDIPFQEAAYVVSPYINAEYDTKDYLYAYQSLTKPNTVYAWDFTTQQSREIKQSKVNNYDPNLYQTERVLVKVRDGVSVPMSLVYKKGLQKNGRNPTLIYGYGSYGISMEPSFRSARASLLDRGFVFAIAHIRGGSEMGRAWYENGKLLNKKNTFNDFIDCSQWLVDQGFTSADHLYAQGGSAGGLLMGAIVNMRPELYKGVIAQVPFVDVVSSMLDESIPLTTGEYDEWGDPRKKEFYSYMKSYSPYDNVKDQKYPNMLVTTGLHDSQVQYWEPAKWVARLREHNKAPTSILLRTNLTAGHGGASGRFAVIKELAQEYAFLLKLEGQTI, from the coding sequence CGTCCTTGATCAGCGGGAAAACGGCCTCACGCATCTGCGCATACTGAGCCGCAAGGATGGAACGCAGCGGGACATTCCCTTCCAGGAAGCCGCCTATGTGGTCTCGCCCTATATCAATGCTGAGTACGATACCAAGGATTATCTTTACGCCTATCAATCCCTGACCAAACCCAACACGGTCTACGCCTGGGACTTCACCACCCAGCAAAGCCGTGAAATCAAGCAGTCCAAGGTCAATAACTACGATCCCAATCTTTACCAGACCGAACGCGTGCTGGTGAAAGTGCGGGACGGCGTCAGCGTTCCGATGTCGCTCGTCTATAAAAAAGGCCTGCAGAAGAACGGCAGGAACCCGACCCTGATCTATGGCTACGGCTCGTACGGCATTTCCATGGAACCCAGCTTCCGCTCAGCCCGCGCCAGCCTTCTGGATCGTGGCTTCGTCTTCGCCATCGCGCATATCCGCGGTGGTTCGGAAATGGGCCGCGCCTGGTATGAAAATGGCAAGCTTTTGAACAAGAAGAACACCTTCAACGACTTCATCGACTGCAGCCAGTGGCTCGTTGATCAGGGCTTCACCTCGGCTGATCACCTTTATGCCCAGGGCGGCAGCGCCGGCGGGCTTTTGATGGGGGCGATCGTCAACATGCGGCCCGAGCTTTATAAGGGCGTGATCGCGCAGGTGCCTTTTGTGGATGTGGTGAGTTCGATGCTGGATGAAAGCATTCCGCTGACCACCGGCGAATACGATGAATGGGGTGATCCGCGGAAGAAGGAATTCTATAGTTACATGAAGTCCTATTCACCCTATGACAACGTCAAGGATCAGAAGTATCCGAACATGCTGGTAACGACGGGACTGCATGATTCCCAAGTGCAGTACTGGGAGCCTGCAAAATGGGTCGCACGCCTGCGTGAACACAACAAGGCGCCGACCTCCATCCTCCTGCGCACCAACCTGACTGCAGGACACGGGGGAGCGTCGGGGCGCTTTGCAGTGATCAAGGAGCTGGCGCAGGAATACGCGTTTCTTCTGAAACTGGAAGGTCAGACGATTTAA
- a CDS encoding glutathione S-transferase family protein — translation MIKVYGTPMTRAMRVLWLLEELDVPAELHSVDPRKGEHHQPDYWRINPFGKVPSISVDNYSLAETAAICTWLADQYPDRSLIPTAGSRARGTHDQWMSFALTEMEAHLWLVMRNTVLMPEAQRVPAIIPQAMESFAASCRIFSSHMQARPYVLGENFQLVDIFMTSLIGWAKSLEAPGLDTGLLEYRERMTRRPALQKFKERYLRT, via the coding sequence GTGATCAAAGTCTATGGAACGCCAATGACCCGTGCGATGCGCGTGCTCTGGCTGCTGGAAGAACTGGATGTGCCCGCCGAACTTCATTCGGTGGACCCCAGGAAGGGCGAGCATCATCAACCCGATTACTGGCGCATCAATCCCTTCGGGAAAGTTCCCAGCATCAGCGTGGATAATTACAGCCTCGCGGAAACCGCTGCGATCTGCACCTGGCTCGCGGATCAGTATCCCGACCGCAGCCTTATACCGACGGCCGGATCGCGGGCACGCGGTACGCATGATCAGTGGATGTCCTTTGCTCTGACAGAGATGGAAGCCCACCTTTGGCTGGTGATGCGGAATACGGTGCTCATGCCCGAGGCGCAGCGCGTGCCGGCCATCATTCCCCAGGCCATGGAGAGCTTTGCCGCGTCGTGTCGCATTTTCTCGTCGCACATGCAGGCTCGTCCCTATGTGCTCGGTGAAAATTTTCAGTTGGTTGATATTTTCATGACGTCTTTGATCGGTTGGGCGAAAAGCCTGGAGGCGCCCGGCCTGGATACCGGGCTTTTGGAGTATCGGGAGCGGATGACCCGCAGGCCAGCGCTCCAAAAATTCAAAGAGAGGTATCTGCGGACTTAA
- a CDS encoding DUF6279 family lipoprotein: MNFWRFPRKTVAGVVVRCLGFILPILIFSGCAYKRMIFNNLDWLVVYQMDSYLDLTGAQEKSIKIPVHETIDWLKAERLPAITDLLRDVQKAVAARRIDVKTFEGWVKRVEVWRTEVTERFTPPMALLLKQLDAEQIEHLEEKLGKNDRKLAKLLERSDSDFPEEFEDFVDDAAASYKFWIGKMRKDQKAMMVEKLGWNRATLTETLKQKRRSREFWIELLKKHDRDLIVTALRRSAEPEGSFRDPEHLRFRKDSRERMQSFLIALFASLDQDQWQHLEKVMRELVVDMESLNVPQRSRT; encoded by the coding sequence GTGAATTTTTGGCGTTTTCCCCGCAAAACCGTGGCCGGTGTCGTCGTGCGCTGCCTTGGTTTTATCCTGCCCATCCTTATATTCAGTGGCTGCGCCTATAAGCGCATGATCTTCAATAACCTGGACTGGCTTGTCGTCTATCAGATGGACAGCTATCTGGACCTGACCGGCGCCCAGGAAAAAAGCATCAAAATCCCTGTGCATGAAACCATAGACTGGCTGAAGGCCGAGCGTTTGCCGGCCATCACCGATCTTTTGCGCGATGTTCAAAAAGCCGTGGCTGCGCGCCGGATCGATGTCAAAACTTTTGAAGGCTGGGTGAAGCGCGTTGAAGTGTGGCGGACCGAGGTCACCGAACGATTTACGCCGCCGATGGCCCTTCTTTTGAAGCAGCTCGATGCGGAACAGATCGAGCATCTGGAAGAAAAACTCGGGAAGAACGATCGAAAACTCGCCAAACTCCTGGAACGCAGCGACAGCGATTTCCCCGAGGAGTTCGAGGACTTCGTGGATGACGCCGCCGCCAGCTATAAATTCTGGATCGGCAAAATGCGGAAAGATCAGAAGGCGATGATGGTGGAAAAATTAGGCTGGAATCGGGCCACGCTGACCGAAACGCTGAAGCAGAAACGCCGCTCGCGGGAATTTTGGATCGAGCTGTTGAAAAAACACGATCGCGACCTGATCGTCACCGCCCTGCGGCGGTCGGCTGAGCCCGAGGGCAGTTTCCGGGATCCTGAGCACCTGCGTTTCCGCAAGGACTCACGGGAACGCATGCAGAGCTTTCTGATCGCGCTCTTTGCCAGCCTGGATCAGGACCAGTGGCAGCATTTGGAAAAAGTCATGCGGGAGCTGGTGGTGGATATGGAAAGCCTGAACGTGCCCCAAAGGAGTCGAACGTGA
- a CDS encoding RICIN domain-containing protein, whose product MQSQNATLWVGVLVILISACGGSRSRIRLPDQDLSVRHTNPSEQDAYASRDAELDEARAELEAARKKLSELEAAQKSGSADPAELAKLEAQVKEANDKIAAAETEMKKKDAESRRAMDKLKNDLIGFSIQYKHSGKCLDVESGSLNDGARLRQMPCTMSNLQKFRLIERVNGNWIQNLATGKCLAADANGTQNGTFIIQTSCVDNGSMLHTIQSDGAGFFYMRNMGSNRCVDIEAISLSDGAGAQIYDCVNGDAQRVKFLQTSP is encoded by the coding sequence ATGCAAAGCCAGAATGCGACTCTGTGGGTCGGAGTGCTTGTCATTCTCATCTCAGCCTGTGGCGGCAGCCGCAGCCGTATCCGCTTGCCGGATCAGGATCTTTCCGTTCGGCACACCAATCCCTCCGAGCAGGATGCCTACGCATCGCGCGACGCCGAGCTGGACGAGGCCCGGGCCGAACTCGAAGCCGCGCGTAAAAAATTATCGGAATTGGAGGCCGCGCAGAAATCGGGAAGCGCGGATCCCGCTGAGCTGGCGAAATTGGAAGCTCAGGTGAAAGAAGCCAATGACAAGATCGCAGCGGCCGAGACGGAAATGAAGAAGAAGGACGCCGAAAGCCGCCGCGCCATGGATAAACTGAAAAATGATCTGATCGGCTTTAGCATTCAGTATAAACATAGCGGCAAGTGCCTCGATGTGGAAAGCGGCAGCCTGAATGATGGCGCGCGTCTCCGGCAGATGCCCTGCACGATGTCGAACCTTCAAAAGTTCCGACTGATCGAACGCGTCAACGGCAACTGGATCCAGAACCTTGCGACCGGCAAGTGTCTCGCGGCCGATGCCAACGGCACGCAGAACGGAACCTTTATCATTCAGACAAGCTGCGTGGACAACGGTTCCATGCTGCACACCATTCAGTCCGACGGCGCTGGATTCTTCTACATGCGAAACATGGGCAGCAACCGCTGCGTGGACATCGAAGCGATATCGCTGTCCGATGGCGCCGGAGCCCAGATCTATGACTGCGTGAACGGTGACGCGCAGCGCGTGAAGTTCCTGCAGACCAGCCCCTGA
- a CDS encoding CPBP family intramembrane glutamic endopeptidase, which produces MKKAMCLVLLLLVNPGLQAAESWFAPEKTPDEPLNLYWRPLASLVLPGFDQYLQGHVTSGLAYSSAWVSANVWYANRARKLKDTQDDMNWKSWSSEQQDDYTNHEELPRQASLASQYITAVGALSAWQSFRTGVETHRASGRFSFLKEEETPMDLLAAPFQFSYLQRKTTWMPLLLAAGLGALVPNVLTDDYQRDPYSGSDAFYASAISYNAGVSEEALFRGYMQPLLYDGLNSSWGANSIQALVFALAHTATIERPIAQAGMGFYLGWLQENRNWTLGESIFVHAWWDVLALSSSYLFRLKEEKRGPPPVIWLPAFSLLF; this is translated from the coding sequence ATGAAAAAAGCGATGTGCCTCGTGCTGCTGCTTCTTGTGAACCCAGGACTCCAGGCCGCGGAAAGCTGGTTCGCACCCGAAAAAACCCCGGACGAGCCGCTTAATCTTTATTGGCGGCCTTTAGCGTCCCTGGTTCTGCCGGGCTTTGATCAATACCTGCAGGGACACGTGACGTCAGGGCTGGCCTATTCCTCGGCCTGGGTTTCTGCGAACGTCTGGTACGCGAATCGGGCCAGAAAGCTCAAGGATACGCAGGATGATATGAATTGGAAAAGCTGGTCCTCGGAGCAGCAGGATGATTATACCAATCATGAAGAGCTGCCGCGGCAGGCATCGCTGGCCTCCCAGTACATCACAGCGGTCGGTGCTTTGAGCGCCTGGCAATCATTTCGCACAGGCGTCGAAACGCATCGCGCGTCGGGACGTTTCAGTTTTCTGAAAGAGGAGGAAACGCCGATGGATCTCCTGGCCGCGCCTTTTCAATTTTCCTATCTGCAGCGAAAGACGACGTGGATGCCCCTGCTGCTTGCTGCGGGCCTTGGGGCTCTCGTTCCCAATGTCTTGACAGACGATTATCAAAGGGACCCTTACAGCGGATCCGATGCGTTCTATGCCAGCGCGATTTCCTATAATGCGGGTGTTTCCGAAGAGGCCCTGTTCCGCGGCTACATGCAGCCTCTGCTCTACGACGGCCTCAATTCATCATGGGGTGCGAATTCCATTCAGGCCCTGGTTTTTGCGCTGGCGCACACGGCGACCATCGAAAGGCCGATCGCCCAGGCCGGGATGGGATTTTATCTGGGATGGCTGCAGGAAAACAGAAACTGGACCCTGGGCGAAAGCATCTTCGTGCACGCCTGGTGGGATGTCCTCGCCCTTTCCAGCAGCTATCTTTTCCGGCTGAAGGAGGAAAAGCGGGGGCCGCCCCCCGTGATCTGGTTACCGGCTTTTTCCCTACTGTTTTAA
- a CDS encoding ArnT family glycosyltransferase, translating into MIKRTWKDAVIERLAAGTGWTLALLILWLGFLFHLWLAAYFPLSNDEAYYWDWGQKLQLSYYDHPPGIAWITALSAKWGAGLLAVRLLIPVMHTLASFFLLLCLREVHPGWGPRDFMLLSAATVLWPGFGLLGVFALPDAGLYPFITAALWLTLRYRKKIALNGHQGFWFGVLLGMAGLFKYQSLPIGFGLALTLLLLRRQTLRAELSFWLNALFFGLFMTTPVWVWNIQNDWASVRYQVEQGFGRLDWNFESGVLILVGFFMFVTPWFAWLLLRSVHGLWKKNRLFPEGVPLILLGSSLPLIAWIAAASFFKPVLLHWIMPGFWLLLPATVALFADDLARSKRSWLLAALLSIVLPMLLARRDFRRNLVITLEEKAGPIMELTLWPDLNKGLQSIRQPIVHKLPEHCPLDGFLAGTRWYAVAQLHFLNRRTPAISLDRHHLSYYAFRDRERNWLDCPVTLVIPEKDYRREDYQDLIAMDKVMPIPLKLHASRKYLAVMGRLIAGPEKVLEPHAPMALHARRP; encoded by the coding sequence TTGATCAAAAGAACCTGGAAAGATGCAGTGATCGAACGCCTGGCCGCTGGAACCGGCTGGACGCTGGCCCTTCTGATCCTTTGGCTCGGCTTTCTGTTTCACCTCTGGCTTGCCGCGTATTTTCCCTTAAGCAACGATGAAGCGTACTACTGGGACTGGGGGCAAAAGCTGCAGCTGAGTTACTACGATCACCCGCCCGGCATCGCCTGGATCACGGCCCTGAGCGCCAAGTGGGGCGCGGGGCTGCTGGCTGTGCGGCTCCTGATTCCTGTCATGCATACCCTCGCGTCTTTCTTTCTTCTGCTCTGCCTGCGTGAAGTCCACCCGGGATGGGGACCGCGCGATTTCATGCTGCTCAGCGCCGCGACCGTGCTCTGGCCGGGCTTTGGTTTGCTCGGTGTCTTCGCCCTGCCGGATGCGGGGCTTTATCCCTTCATCACCGCAGCTCTGTGGTTGACGCTGAGGTATCGAAAGAAGATCGCGCTCAACGGGCATCAGGGTTTTTGGTTCGGTGTGCTTTTAGGAATGGCCGGGCTCTTTAAATATCAATCGCTGCCGATCGGGTTCGGGCTGGCTTTGACCCTTCTGTTGCTGCGTCGCCAGACCTTGCGCGCGGAACTGAGCTTTTGGTTGAATGCCCTCTTTTTTGGGCTTTTCATGACCACCCCGGTCTGGGTGTGGAATATTCAGAATGATTGGGCCTCGGTTCGCTATCAGGTCGAACAGGGTTTCGGCAGGCTCGATTGGAATTTTGAAAGCGGTGTTCTGATCCTCGTGGGCTTTTTCATGTTCGTCACGCCCTGGTTCGCCTGGCTTCTGCTGCGCAGCGTGCATGGGCTTTGGAAAAAAAACCGACTCTTTCCCGAGGGCGTGCCCCTGATCCTGCTCGGCAGCAGTCTGCCTTTGATCGCCTGGATCGCAGCGGCGAGTTTTTTCAAACCCGTTCTCTTGCACTGGATCATGCCCGGCTTTTGGCTGCTTTTGCCGGCAACCGTCGCGCTTTTTGCCGATGACCTGGCGCGTTCCAAACGCAGCTGGCTCCTGGCCGCCCTTCTCAGCATCGTGCTGCCGATGCTGCTGGCCCGCCGGGATTTTCGCCGAAACCTTGTGATCACGCTGGAAGAGAAAGCCGGACCGATCATGGAACTCACGCTCTGGCCTGATCTGAACAAGGGACTTCAGAGCATCCGTCAACCCATCGTTCACAAGCTCCCTGAGCACTGTCCGTTGGATGGATTTTTAGCGGGAACGCGCTGGTATGCCGTCGCTCAACTTCATTTTCTGAATAGGCGCACGCCGGCGATTTCCCTGGATCGCCATCATCTTTCCTATTACGCCTTCCGCGATAGAGAGCGGAACTGGCTCGACTGTCCCGTGACGCTCGTGATTCCCGAAAAGGATTATCGCCGTGAGGATTATCAGGATCTCATCGCGATGGACAAGGTGATGCCGATTCCTTTGAAACTGCATGCTTCACGGAAATATCTGGCTGTGATGGGACGATTGATCGCTGGGCCGGAGAAGGTTTTGGAACCGCATGCGCCGATGGCTCTTCATGCGCGTCGTCCCTAG